One genomic window of Bacteroidales bacterium includes the following:
- a CDS encoding multicopper oxidase domain-containing protein, which produces MKHFHQHILLIFCFLTSSLAAQQRVVYDLFINDTIVNYTGKQKRALAINGQIPAPTLQFTEGDTAVIHIHNRMKEETSLHWHGILLPNQFDGVSHLTSAPIMPGTSVTYEFPIVLNGTYWYHSHTGVQEQAGLYGAFVIRKRKNDRYFRQEDHLPEFTILLSDWTDMNAKEVNRKLHTGNDWFKIRKKSVQSYGEAIGKGHLGTKLMNELKRMDAMDVSDVYYEKFLTNGQEQINIPDLQPGSRIRLRIINGGASTYFWLRYQGGKITVIANDGMDVVPVDVDRIIIAASETYDIVVTVPEYGSAELQATAEDRSGSTSIWIGNGEKHPITPLPRLNYFAGMKMMNGMMKMNGDITNMGMEMELQKMDMNEVMYPEISSPSHNHSSGASGMDMSSPGTMNLHSRHKNDSIPESHEHTMNQNEHSEHSMNMSQNNLTPVTLNYDMLRSPHKTTLPPGSFRELRFELTGNMDRYVWTLNNKTVSESDKIVIREGENLRIVLYNNSMMRHPMHLHGHFFRVLNSHGDHSPLKFGVDIMPGETDTIEFHAGEKSRGDWFFHCHILYHMMSGMGRIFSYEDSPPNPQIHHPEKAIKHLYHEDRMYYFTAENEFLFNGNIGNAEYFNTRWSFQGEWQLGYESGKGYEAGLRAGRYIGRMQWLMPFVGVEWKNHKDPSSEENIFGQRLKKNNHFTGIAGVRYTLPMLIVAEARIDFQGKACFQLEREDIPLTSRLRMSLMGNTDKEYNIGLNYIITSWFGISASYNSEMKWGAGVKLIY; this is translated from the coding sequence ATGAAACATTTTCATCAGCATATATTATTGATATTTTGTTTTTTAACCTCTTCATTAGCGGCACAACAACGTGTTGTGTATGATTTATTCATCAATGACACGATAGTTAACTACACAGGAAAGCAAAAACGGGCTTTAGCCATTAACGGGCAAATTCCTGCTCCTACCCTACAATTTACAGAGGGGGATACGGCAGTGATACATATCCACAACCGGATGAAAGAAGAAACCTCTTTGCATTGGCACGGAATATTGTTACCCAATCAGTTTGACGGGGTTTCACATCTTACATCTGCACCTATCATGCCCGGCACATCAGTAACCTACGAATTTCCTATCGTACTAAACGGAACCTATTGGTATCATTCCCATACCGGTGTACAGGAGCAAGCCGGGCTTTACGGCGCATTCGTTATCCGGAAAAGAAAGAATGACAGATACTTTCGACAAGAAGACCATCTGCCGGAATTTACCATTTTACTGAGTGACTGGACAGACATGAATGCTAAAGAAGTAAACAGGAAACTGCATACCGGTAATGATTGGTTCAAAATCAGGAAAAAAAGTGTGCAAAGTTACGGGGAGGCCATTGGCAAAGGACATTTGGGCACTAAACTGATGAATGAGTTGAAACGCATGGATGCAATGGATGTAAGCGATGTCTATTATGAAAAATTCCTGACAAACGGACAGGAACAAATAAACATTCCCGATTTACAACCCGGCTCACGTATCAGGTTGAGAATTATTAACGGTGGAGCATCTACCTATTTCTGGCTCAGGTATCAGGGTGGTAAGATCACTGTCATTGCCAATGACGGAATGGATGTCGTTCCAGTCGATGTTGACAGGATAATCATTGCCGCATCTGAAACCTATGACATTGTAGTCACCGTTCCCGAATATGGCTCGGCTGAATTACAGGCAACAGCCGAAGACCGGAGCGGATCGACTTCCATATGGATAGGAAATGGAGAGAAACACCCCATCACCCCTCTACCCAGACTCAATTATTTTGCTGGTATGAAAATGATGAACGGTATGATGAAAATGAACGGCGATATTACCAATATGGGAATGGAAATGGAACTCCAAAAAATGGATATGAATGAAGTGATGTACCCCGAAATATCCTCCCCGTCCCATAATCATTCATCAGGGGCATCCGGAATGGATATGTCATCTCCAGGCACAATGAATTTGCATTCCCGACATAAGAATGATTCCATCCCGGAAAGTCATGAGCATACAATGAACCAAAATGAGCATTCCGAACACTCAATGAATATGAGCCAGAACAATTTAACTCCTGTAACTTTAAACTATGATATGCTTCGTTCTCCTCACAAAACTACCCTACCACCAGGTTCTTTCCGTGAATTAAGATTCGAATTGACAGGAAATATGGACAGGTATGTATGGACACTAAATAACAAAACAGTTTCCGAGAGCGACAAGATAGTCATACGGGAAGGTGAGAATCTCCGCATTGTGCTTTATAATAATTCTATGATGCGCCATCCGATGCACCTGCATGGTCATTTTTTCCGTGTATTGAACAGCCACGGCGATCATTCACCGCTCAAGTTCGGAGTAGACATCATGCCGGGAGAAACCGACACTATCGAATTCCATGCCGGAGAAAAAAGCCGGGGCGACTGGTTCTTCCATTGCCACATCCTTTACCACATGATGAGTGGAATGGGACGAATTTTCAGTTATGAAGACTCGCCTCCCAACCCTCAGATACATCACCCTGAAAAAGCGATTAAACATCTTTATCACGAAGACAGGATGTATTATTTTACAGCTGAAAATGAGTTTCTTTTTAACGGAAACATCGGTAACGCCGAATACTTCAACACCCGATGGAGCTTTCAGGGAGAGTGGCAGCTGGGATACGAGTCCGGCAAAGGCTACGAAGCCGGACTCCGTGCAGGCCGTTATATCGGACGAATGCAATGGCTGATGCCCTTTGTAGGAGTCGAGTGGAAAAATCATAAAGATCCTTCATCTGAAGAGAATATTTTCGGGCAAAGATTAAAGAAGAACAACCACTTTACCGGTATAGCGGGAGTTCGTTACACCCTCCCTATGCTGATTGTGGCCGAGGCCCGTATAGATTTCCAGGGTAAAGCATGCTTTCAACTGGAACGGGAAGATATTCCGTTAACAAGTAGACTAAGAATGAGTTTGATGGGTAATACCGATAAGGAATATAATATTGGCCTTAATTATATTATAACGTCCTGGTTCGGGATCTCAGCTTCATACAATAGCGAAATGAAATGGGGAGCAGGTGTAAAATTAATTTATTGA